One window from the genome of Eucalyptus grandis isolate ANBG69807.140 chromosome 7, ASM1654582v1, whole genome shotgun sequence encodes:
- the LOC104428622 gene encoding putative EG45-like domain containing protein 1: MFAAAGGELWDNGAACGRVYAVWCVGASQSVPSNCASDLPIEVKIIDNAFSADSSAAAYKQSVTGAALVLSEDAFNAIAKPFADSLDIKFQVV, from the exons ATGTTCGCGGCGGCAGGTGGCGAGCTGTGGGACAACGGGGCGGCCTGTGGCCGCGTGTACGCGGTGTGGTGTGTCGGCGCGTCGCAGTCCGTCCCTTCCAACTGCGCGAGCGACCTCCCAATTGAGGTCAAGATCATCGACAACGCCTTCTCGGCGGATTCCTCGGCGGCGGCATACAAGCAGTCCGTGACCGGCGCCGCGTTGGTCCTGTCCGAGGACGCGTTCAATGCTATCGCTAAGCCGTTCGCGGATTCCCTCGATATCAAATTCCAAGT GGTTTGA